CATGTGTCCTACCTTAAGAAAACGGTAGTACCTGTATTCATTACAACCAAAACGCACCATGAAGTACATCCTCTCTCTGATATGCTTTTTGATCGCACTAACTGTAGTCCCGGCCCAGGCACAAAGCATGCAGCTTGACGAAGCCACTGAATCAAAAATTGCAGCACTGGAAGAACAGGTTATTGCCTGGCGTCGAGACTTTCATGAACACCCAGAGCTATCCAATCGTGAGTTCAGGACTGCGGAGAAAGTTGCGGCCCATTTAAAGCAGCTGGGCATGGAGGTAACCACTGGTGTGGCGCACACGGGTGTAATAGGACTCCTTAAAGGCGGCAAACCCGGACCAGTGGTCGCGCTCCGCGCTGACATGGATGCACTCCCTGTGACCGAGCGGGTTGACCTTCCGTTTGCCTCGAAGCAAACGGCCCTATACAACGGTGAAGAAGTGGGTGTCATGCATGCTTGTGGACACGATACCCATGTGGCTATGATGATGGGCGTGGCGGAGGTGCTTGCCGGCATGCAATCTGTACTAAAAGGCACGGTAAAATTCATTTTTCAGCCAGCGGAAGAAGGTCCGCCGGCTGGTGAGGAAGGCGGCGCCAAACTGATGGTCAAAGAGGGCGTGCTCACCAATCCTGACGTCGATGCTGCCTTTGCCCTGCACATCGATGCACTCACGGAGACGGGTTACATCAACTACAACGCCGGCGGCACCTTTGCCAGTGCTGACGACCTGTACATCAAAGTAAAGGGTGAACAATCCCACGGCGCTTTTCCCTGGCTAGGCGTTGACCCCATTGTTACGTCAGCCCATATTATCACGGCCCTGCAGACCATTGTCAGCCGGCAGGTCCCCCTCATCGAACAAGCAGCCGTTGTGACAATCGGCAGCATCCATGGCGGCAATCGCGGCAACATCATCCCGGAAGAAGTAGAAATGGTCGGCACCATCCGTTCACTCGACCCTGAGGTCCGCGACAACATCCATAAACAAGTGCGCCGTATTGCCACAAACGTTGCAGAAAGTATGGGTGCAACCGTTGAGGTAGCAATTGGCGAACAAATGGCTTATCCCGTCACCTACAACAACCCCACGCTTACGGATGAAATGACGCCCGTCCTGTCTGCGATTGCCGGCGAAGGGCGCACCTACGTCCGCAAACCCGAAACTGGCGCTGAAGACTTTGCCTATTTTGCTGAGCTCGTGCCCGGCTTCTACTTCATGCTCGGCGGCCGGCCATCCGACGTACCGCTATCCGAAACCGCTGATCATCACACACCTGATTTCTATATCGACGAAAGCAGCCTGATCCTTGGCGTCCGGGCCATGACTGCGGTGGCGCTTGCCTATATGGAAAACCACACCGGCGATTAAGCCCTTACAAGAAGTCCTAATTGATAATCCCTAATGCAAGCCGGGCATCCCGACAAATCATGAAGCGCATCTTTCTTTGTCTTTTCCTCGCCCTACCCCTAAATAGCGCGATAAGCCAATCGGCTGATACGCTCTATGCGCCACATATGGAGGCCCTATTTGCATCGTGGGCCTCTGTGCAAGATTCGCTTGCAGAAGTTTGCAAAACGCAAAACCCCTGTAGCACCACTTCACACTACACGCATGGCAAAATCCCCTTCCGGATACAGCTTCAAAACACAAGCACTACGCTGGACATTGATGAGGCGGGGCTTTCAAGAATGATCAAAGACCTCGTCTCAGTGCGATTCCCTGGTTTCGTTGCAACTGAGGCGGCAACCTATACAGGCCCACATAGAGATACCCTGTTGATTGACATCAGCCTGAGTAACGCAAACATGCGCATGACACCGCAAATCATGACCAGTTATGCGTACGGCTCAGGAGTACATGAAGGCATTATCTGTCGAACAGGACAGACGCACGATTTAACCCAACGCAACGGCGATCCAATCCCTGTTGCCGAATCTGATACCCTGTGGTCTTCGATGGGCATTACATCATTCACAATGGGCGGCACTATTTACGCAGACGTGCTGGACATTATGGAGTGTTATTTTGAACGAAAAATCTGGCCAACATATAGAGACTTTTCCGACAGAAGCCGCATCGCCTCCAATCCCTGGTATCTCAAAAACAACGTTAGTCCGCCGCCGCGACACAGGAGTTACTGCTATACAATGAGTCATACACCCACAATCGTCGGACCAGGTATAGTTTCTCGTGAAGACAGGTATGAGTTTGGCTCAGCACTCAGCCCGAATTGTCAAGAACTGTTTGTAGGTATCCAACATGACAACTGGGTTTCTATAGAAATGTATGAACGCGATGGTGAAAGCTGGGCATTCAGTCACCACGTCATTGGTAGCGAAACAGCCAGCACTAATGATCCATACATGTCTTCAGACGGCAAACGGCTGTATTTTATTCTGAAACGCGGTACACAGCATGATATAGCATATATCGAGAGGCAGGGTCAAAAGCAGTGGAGTGCGCCCATAGTGCTGCCTTCCCCTGTAAACACAGACAGCAGTGAATTCTACATTTCGTTTAGAAACAACAACCTGGTTTTTGCCTCCAACCGGGATGCAACGCGGCGTGGGGATTATAACATTTATGAGGCGCAGCACGAAGCAGATGGCTTCACCAGGGTACAAGCCTTCCCTGAGGGCATAAACACCCGCGGTTATGAAGCGGACCCGTTTATTCATCCCAGTGGCAACTACCTGCTTTTTGCTTCCAATCGCAAAGGTGGTCGAGGGCAGGGGGATATTTATGTTTCATTTAACCAGGGCGACGGGGTGTGGTCTGACCCGCAGCCTATCCTAGAAATCAATACAGAAGGCCACGAACTGTGTCCGTTTGTCACAACTGATGGTTCAACGCTCTACTACACCAGCAATCAGGACATATACCGCATCAATGCCTGGATCTTGTACGCCTATAACCCCAAAAATCAGGTTACAGATTAACCCACACCTCTCCCTGGCTTGGCTAATCCATGGAGGCTAGCAACTTATGGTCCCCAGCAGAGACTTAATATGGACCCACCTACCACTTGCTTAGCCACCCTCCACAACCGCCATTAGATGACCAAGCTCAAGACTGCCCTCCTCTTTTTCACAGCCCTTTTAACCTGGACCGCTTTTATTATTTACGGTCTTACGTCAGGATTTTTGCTACGTGGCATCACCACTGACGACTCTCCTGCAGCCTTCATTGCGGCAGCGGAAGAAAAGCTTCAGGAAGCGTACGCCGGCAACATGGCCATGGCCTTGCTCGATGACGGAGAAGTTGTTGGTACGGCTTATCATTCGGTAGCTGAAGAAGTGACTGATTCCACGGCGTTTCTTGTTGCCTCACTCAGTAAATGGGTAACCGCCTGGGGCGTGTTCAAACTTGTCGAAACCGGACAGTTAGACCTAGATGCCCCTGTTGATTCATACCTAACCCGATGGCAACTCCCAGCGAGCAACTTCGACAATGACGAAGTGACCGCACGCCGGCTCCTTAGCCATACAGCCGGACTCGTGGATTCCCTGGGGTATGCCGGCTTTAAACCGGGCGAACCCGCCCAAACGCTCGAAGCCTCTCTCACCGCACCCGCAGACGCTTCATGGTCCGATGGCGCTGCACGCGTTGGCATAGCACCAGGCGACCAGTTCATCTATTCCGGAGCAAGCTACACCTTGCTCCAACTGCTGATCGAAGAAATCAGCGGGCAACGTTTCCAGGATTTCATGGCCGACCAGATTTTAGAACCACTGGGCATGCATCATTCAACCTTCGACAGAGACAAAGCACACAGCGGGGACCTCGCCCAGCCGTACAAAACCGACGGCACCCTCAATGTCTACGACCAGTTCACCGCGCTTGCAGCGGCT
This is a stretch of genomic DNA from Bacteroidota bacterium. It encodes these proteins:
- a CDS encoding serine hydrolase domain-containing protein, with translation MTKLKTALLFFTALLTWTAFIIYGLTSGFLLRGITTDDSPAAFIAAAEEKLQEAYAGNMAMALLDDGEVVGTAYHSVAEEVTDSTAFLVASLSKWVTAWGVFKLVETGQLDLDAPVDSYLTRWQLPASNFDNDEVTARRLLSHTAGLVDSLGYAGFKPGEPAQTLEASLTAPADASWSDGAARVGIAPGDQFIYSGASYTLLQLLIEEISGQRFQDFMADQILEPLGMHHSTFDRDKAHSGDLAQPYKTDGTLNVYDQFTALAAASLYTTTGDIARFIQANLGSNPVLSEASLDAMYTAHAFIGDTGIHALGPEIFARDGKGTFIHGHDGSGDALNTAARINRETGEGIVVFVTGNYNYASRMADYWIHWTTGIADFVVIMSNKNWLLTLLLAGYGVILVGGIVLARRKK
- a CDS encoding amidohydrolase gives rise to the protein MKYILSLICFLIALTVVPAQAQSMQLDEATESKIAALEEQVIAWRRDFHEHPELSNREFRTAEKVAAHLKQLGMEVTTGVAHTGVIGLLKGGKPGPVVALRADMDALPVTERVDLPFASKQTALYNGEEVGVMHACGHDTHVAMMMGVAEVLAGMQSVLKGTVKFIFQPAEEGPPAGEEGGAKLMVKEGVLTNPDVDAAFALHIDALTETGYINYNAGGTFASADDLYIKVKGEQSHGAFPWLGVDPIVTSAHIITALQTIVSRQVPLIEQAAVVTIGSIHGGNRGNIIPEEVEMVGTIRSLDPEVRDNIHKQVRRIATNVAESMGATVEVAIGEQMAYPVTYNNPTLTDEMTPVLSAIAGEGRTYVRKPETGAEDFAYFAELVPGFYFMLGGRPSDVPLSETADHHTPDFYIDESSLILGVRAMTAVALAYMENHTGD